One part of the Nostoc sp. PCC 7120 = FACHB-418 genome encodes these proteins:
- the menA gene encoding 2-carboxy-1,4-naphthoquinone phytyltransferase codes for MTTKQISHPKIKLWMAAIKPPMYSVAIMPIWVGGAVAFAGNKVFNLAVFFTFIVAAILILAWENISNDVFDSETGIDVNKHHSLVNLTKKKTLVFWLGNLCLISGLLGILAIATWQQDPTVIGIILLCCGLGYMYQGPPFRLGYQGLGEILCFFAFGPLGVSAGYYSQTQTWSITSLAASVIVGIVTSLVLFCSHFHQVDDDIKAGKRSPIVRLGTANGAKVLTWFTASIYPFSLLFVLLGFFPVWTLLSWLSLPYAFKLCRHVQHNHNQPEKVSNCKFIAVAVHFWSCLLLGLGFVIAGV; via the coding sequence ATGACTACAAAGCAAATTTCTCATCCTAAAATTAAGCTATGGATGGCGGCAATTAAACCGCCAATGTATAGTGTTGCCATCATGCCCATTTGGGTGGGAGGAGCAGTTGCATTTGCTGGAAATAAAGTTTTTAATTTAGCAGTATTTTTTACTTTTATAGTTGCTGCAATTTTAATTCTGGCTTGGGAAAATATCAGTAACGATGTATTTGATTCAGAGACAGGAATTGATGTAAATAAGCATCATTCTCTGGTGAATTTAACTAAAAAGAAGACTCTGGTATTTTGGTTAGGAAATTTGTGTCTAATTTCCGGTTTATTGGGGATATTAGCAATCGCCACTTGGCAACAAGACCCCACAGTTATCGGCATCATCTTGTTATGCTGCGGTTTGGGCTATATGTACCAAGGGCCTCCCTTTCGTTTAGGATATCAAGGCTTAGGTGAGATTCTGTGCTTCTTTGCCTTTGGCCCCTTAGGCGTGTCAGCAGGATACTATAGCCAAACTCAAACTTGGTCAATCACAAGTTTAGCCGCTTCAGTCATTGTCGGGATTGTCACAAGTTTAGTTTTATTTTGCTCTCACTTTCACCAAGTTGATGATGACATTAAAGCCGGTAAGCGATCGCCCATCGTCCGTTTAGGTACAGCCAACGGTGCAAAAGTTCTCACTTGGTTTACAGCCAGCATTTACCCCTTCAGCTTGCTGTTTGTACTCTTGGGATTCTTCCCTGTGTGGACGCTGTTAAGTTGGCTAAGTTTACCTTACGCCTTCAAGCTATGTCGCCACGTCCAGCACAACCACAACCAACCAGAAAAAGTCAGCAATTGTAAATTCATCGCCGTAGCCGTTCATTTCTGGAGTTGCTTATTACTAGGTTTGGGATTTGTCATTGCAGGGGTTTAA
- a CDS encoding o-succinylbenzoate synthase, translating to MFPNYEFSFRPIARKFVRSLVTSHGIWEVREAIILRLTDTTGKVGWGEIAPISWFGSETLAQALDFCRQLPEEITQEIIFSIPDDLPACQFGFESALEAMGSGEDVTITNAQFSALLPAGEAALHQWQSLWDEGYRTFKWKIAVGEVAQELRIFDSLTQILPASAKLRLDANGGLSYPEAHLWLQACDNLPVEVEFIEQPLPVEQFSQMLELSEAYPTAIALDESVANLKQLAACYAQGWRDVFVIKPAIAGSPSRLRQFCQQHEIDAVFSSVFETAIARKASLQLAAELSRDNRAVGFGVNHLFHQEAENWLQSLWNNP from the coding sequence GTGTTTCCCAATTATGAATTCAGCTTTCGCCCCATAGCCCGAAAATTTGTGCGATCGCTCGTTACTAGTCATGGTATCTGGGAAGTGCGCGAGGCGATTATTCTCCGGCTTACAGATACCACAGGTAAAGTCGGCTGGGGAGAAATAGCACCGATTAGCTGGTTTGGATCGGAAACGTTAGCACAGGCTTTAGATTTTTGTCGCCAATTACCAGAAGAAATCACCCAAGAAATCATTTTTTCCATTCCCGATGATTTACCAGCGTGTCAATTTGGCTTTGAGTCGGCGTTGGAAGCAATGGGGAGTGGTGAAGATGTAACTATAACTAACGCTCAATTTAGCGCCTTGTTACCAGCCGGAGAAGCAGCATTACATCAATGGCAAAGTTTATGGGACGAAGGATATCGCACCTTTAAATGGAAAATTGCCGTGGGTGAAGTCGCCCAAGAATTGAGAATTTTTGACTCCCTAACACAAATTTTACCTGCATCCGCAAAACTGCGATTAGATGCTAATGGAGGACTGAGTTATCCAGAAGCTCACTTATGGTTACAGGCTTGTGATAATTTACCCGTAGAAGTGGAATTTATCGAACAACCCCTACCCGTGGAGCAATTTTCCCAGATGTTGGAATTGAGTGAAGCTTATCCTACAGCGATCGCTTTAGATGAATCTGTAGCTAACCTCAAACAACTAGCTGCTTGTTATGCACAGGGTTGGCGGGACGTATTTGTGATTAAACCGGCGATCGCTGGTTCACCCTCTCGCCTGCGACAATTTTGCCAACAGCATGAGATTGACGCGGTATTCTCATCGGTATTTGAAACGGCGATCGCCAGAAAAGCATCACTCCAACTAGCAGCAGAATTATCTCGTGACAACAGGGCTGTTGGTTTTGGCGTTAACCACCTTTTTCACCAAGAAGCAGAAAACTGGCTGCAAAGTTTATGGAACAACCCTTAG
- a CDS encoding 2-succinylbenzoate--CoA ligase, with translation MEQPLAYLNRLTHHDWLIGYDSREFHQKATELYLQLSQLSTPETSSKIILAERESVKFLASFIAACAANCQVFLCNPDWGEQEWHQVFNLVQPDIILGLETREGILRGRGAGSGEQGENILLTQHAAQLPLPLEAQLCPQGFTARIMIPTGGSSGQIKFAIHTWETLTASVQGFTEYFQIKQVNSYCVLPLYHVSGLMQFMRSFTTGGKLVIQPFKSLELSQISQINPTEFFISLVPTQLQRLLQNLELTTWLSQFNTVLLGGAPAWDELLEKAKFHNIRLAPTYGMTETASQIATLKPDDFLNGKINSGQILPHAQVTICNQQGEVLPANHIGNITIQTQSLSLGYYPQIVQKQNYLQVDDLGFLDEHGYLNIVGRNSDKIITGGENIYPIEIESAIRATQMVADVCVIGIPDKQWGQALTAIYIPKDTNTSISEIKTAISHQLSRFKIPKHWIPLNTLPRNPQGKINRQQLQQIAVLSIGA, from the coding sequence ATGGAACAACCCTTAGCCTATCTGAATCGCCTCACTCACCATGATTGGCTGATTGGTTATGACAGCCGAGAATTTCACCAAAAAGCCACCGAACTCTACTTACAACTTAGTCAATTATCAACTCCAGAGACATCATCAAAAATCATCCTAGCCGAGCGTGAATCCGTAAAATTTCTAGCTAGTTTTATCGCCGCCTGTGCTGCTAATTGTCAAGTTTTCCTCTGTAACCCAGACTGGGGCGAACAAGAATGGCATCAAGTATTTAATTTAGTCCAACCCGATATTATTTTAGGCTTAGAGACTAGAGAGGGAATCTTAAGAGGCAGGGGGGCAGGGAGCGGGGAGCAGGGGGAAAATATCTTACTAACTCAGCACGCTGCTCAACTCCCGTTACCACTCGAAGCGCAGCTATGCCCCCAAGGCTTTACAGCACGCATCATGATTCCCACCGGTGGTTCATCGGGACAAATTAAATTTGCCATCCACACTTGGGAAACCCTCACCGCTTCAGTGCAGGGATTTACAGAATATTTTCAAATCAAACAAGTTAACTCATATTGTGTTTTACCGCTATATCATGTCAGTGGTTTAATGCAGTTTATGCGTTCTTTTACCACAGGCGGTAAGCTAGTAATTCAACCATTTAAATCATTAGAACTCAGTCAAATATCCCAAATTAACCCTACAGAATTTTTCATATCCTTAGTACCGACACAGTTACAACGCCTATTACAAAACTTAGAATTAACTACATGGTTATCACAATTCAACACCGTACTTTTAGGTGGTGCGCCGGCTTGGGATGAATTATTAGAAAAAGCCAAATTCCATAACATTCGATTAGCGCCCACCTATGGAATGACAGAAACCGCCTCCCAAATTGCCACCCTTAAACCAGATGATTTTTTGAATGGTAAAATCAACAGTGGTCAAATTCTTCCCCATGCCCAAGTGACAATTTGTAATCAACAAGGGGAAGTTCTACCAGCAAATCACATAGGAAATATCACAATTCAAACTCAATCTTTATCCCTTGGTTATTATCCCCAAATTGTACAGAAACAAAATTATTTACAGGTAGATGATTTAGGTTTTTTAGATGAGCATGGTTATTTAAATATTGTCGGCAGAAACAGCGACAAAATCATCACAGGTGGAGAAAACATCTACCCCATAGAAATAGAATCAGCCATCCGCGCTACACAAATGGTAGCTGATGTTTGCGTAATTGGCATACCAGATAAGCAATGGGGACAAGCATTAACAGCAATTTATATTCCCAAAGACACCAATACATCCATCAGTGAAATCAAAACTGCCATCTCCCATCAACTCAGCAGATTTAAAATCCCCAAACATTGGATTCCATTAAATACCTTACCCCGTAACCCCCAAGGTAAAATCAATCGCCAACAACTACAACAAATAGCTGTGTTAAGCATAGGGGCATAG
- a CDS encoding UDP-N-acetylmuramoyl-tripeptide--D-alanyl-D-alanine ligase: MSWSVTLNQLIEVLLARPVNISEAALTQVSSGIQTDTRMIKPGEVFLAFRGEKFDGHEFISSAIARGAIAAIVDDDYENPGLPVLQVSNTLEAYQKLGRWWRDRFDIPVIGVTGSVGKTTTKELIAAVLGTKGNVLKTYGNYNNEIGVPKTLLELNAEHDYAVIEMAMRGRGQIAELAQIARPTIGVITNVGTAHIELLGSEEAIAEAKCELLAEMPKDSVAILNHDNPLLMATAAKFWSGEVLTYGLSGGDVQGSLVDNAIVEVAGLRLPLPLPGRHNATNYLAALAVAKVLGIEWSSLQAGVSVNMPTGRSQRFSLPNDVLILDETYNAAPEAMLAALQLLADTPGKRKIAVLGAMKELGERSAQLHQRVGETVRNLKLDGLLVLVDGEDAEAIARSAEGIPSECFATHADLVARLTTFVQGGDRLLFKAAHSVGLDRVVSQLRAEFSN; the protein is encoded by the coding sequence ATGTCTTGGTCTGTTACTTTAAATCAATTAATAGAAGTTCTTTTAGCTCGTCCGGTAAATATATCTGAAGCTGCTTTGACACAAGTTAGCAGTGGTATCCAAACAGATACACGGATGATCAAACCTGGGGAAGTTTTTCTAGCTTTTCGGGGGGAAAAGTTTGATGGACATGAGTTTATCTCAAGTGCGATCGCTCGTGGTGCGATCGCGGCTATTGTTGATGATGATTATGAAAACCCAGGATTACCTGTCTTACAAGTCAGCAACACCCTAGAAGCTTATCAAAAACTGGGTAGATGGTGGCGCGATCGCTTCGATATACCAGTGATTGGGGTGACGGGTTCGGTAGGGAAAACCACTACTAAAGAACTGATCGCCGCAGTGTTGGGGACGAAAGGCAATGTCCTCAAGACTTATGGCAATTACAACAACGAAATTGGTGTCCCGAAAACCCTCTTAGAACTGAATGCTGAACACGACTACGCCGTGATTGAAATGGCTATGCGGGGTAGGGGACAAATTGCCGAACTCGCACAGATAGCACGTCCCACAATTGGGGTGATTACCAACGTCGGGACAGCACATATTGAGTTATTGGGTTCAGAAGAGGCGATCGCTGAGGCAAAATGTGAGTTACTAGCCGAAATGCCCAAAGATAGTGTAGCGATTCTCAACCATGACAATCCTTTGTTGATGGCGACGGCGGCAAAATTTTGGTCAGGGGAAGTATTAACTTATGGTTTGTCTGGTGGAGATGTTCAAGGTTCCCTAGTTGATAACGCCATTGTGGAAGTAGCAGGATTACGTCTACCGTTACCTTTACCTGGTCGTCACAATGCGACTAATTACTTAGCAGCTTTGGCAGTGGCGAAGGTGTTAGGGATTGAATGGTCGAGCTTGCAAGCTGGTGTGAGCGTGAATATGCCGACTGGGCGATCGCAGCGTTTTAGTTTGCCCAATGATGTTTTAATATTAGATGAGACTTATAATGCTGCACCAGAAGCGATGTTAGCAGCGTTGCAACTATTAGCTGATACACCAGGGAAACGGAAAATTGCGGTGTTGGGGGCGATGAAAGAATTAGGTGAGCGATCGGCACAGTTACACCAACGGGTAGGGGAAACAGTACGGAATTTAAAATTAGATGGTTTGTTGGTGTTAGTTGATGGGGAAGATGCGGAAGCGATCGCTAGAAGCGCCGAGGGAATCCCGTCTGAGTGTTTTGCTACCCACGCTGATTTGGTTGCGAGATTGACTACGTTTGTGCAGGGGGGCGATCGTTTGTTGTTTAAGGCGGCTCATTCTGTGGGATTGGATCGGGTTGTGAGTCAGTTACGGGCTGAGTTTTCTAATTAG
- a CDS encoding tellurite resistance TerB family protein, with amino-acid sequence MNLLDTFLGRENQAPEVLSSTEAFVAIVLLATALDGYLSYEQERSISCELSRSKPLRNYSTEAIAQLCEKTLIILRRDGFNALFNLAKESLSPELREAAFAVASDLVLSESHVTEEETNFLNDLYQALGISPDIAIRILQTMSLKNQI; translated from the coding sequence ATGAATTTATTAGACACATTCCTGGGCAGAGAAAACCAAGCCCCAGAGGTACTTAGTTCAACAGAAGCTTTTGTTGCTATCGTTTTATTAGCAACAGCGCTAGATGGTTATTTATCTTATGAACAAGAGCGTTCTATCTCTTGTGAACTGTCTCGCTCAAAGCCTTTGAGAAATTACTCTACAGAAGCGATCGCCCAGTTGTGTGAAAAAACTTTGATAATTCTCAGGCGAGACGGTTTTAATGCCCTATTTAATTTGGCGAAAGAATCTTTATCTCCAGAGTTACGAGAAGCGGCTTTTGCTGTAGCCAGTGATTTGGTTTTGAGTGAAAGTCACGTTACTGAAGAAGAAACAAACTTTTTAAACGATTTATATCAAGCTTTGGGTATTTCCCCTGATATAGCAATACGAATTTTACAAACTATGTCACTCAAAAACCAAATTTAA
- the rfbB gene encoding dTDP-glucose 4,6-dehydratase produces the protein MIQNDTELLTTSVAAMPILITGGAGFIGSNFVHHWYEKYPGDRMIVLDALTYAGNRQNLADIEGKANLRFVKGDIGDRALIDQLLEEEKIQAIAHFAAESHVDRSIVAPDAFIQTNVVGTFTLLEAFRHHWTKQGKPANYRFLHVSTDEVYGSLELDDPAFTETTPYAPNSPYSASKAGSDHLARAYYHTYGLPTLITNCSNNYGPYHFPEKLIPLICLNILLGKPLPIYGDGLNIRDWLYVEDHCRALDIVIHQGKPGETYNIGGNNEIKNIDLVQMICELMDELAPDLPVSPASKLITFVKDRPGHDRRYAINATKIKTELGWEPQQTISTGLRHTIQWYLTHRHWWEALLPKE, from the coding sequence ATGATACAAAATGATACAGAACTATTGACAACATCTGTTGCGGCTATGCCTATTCTGATTACAGGTGGTGCAGGCTTTATTGGTTCCAATTTCGTCCATCACTGGTATGAAAAGTACCCAGGCGATCGCATGATTGTTTTGGACGCGCTCACCTATGCTGGTAATCGCCAAAATTTAGCAGACATAGAAGGAAAAGCAAATTTACGTTTTGTAAAGGGAGATATAGGCGATCGGGCCCTTATAGATCAGTTACTAGAGGAAGAAAAGATTCAGGCGATCGCCCACTTTGCAGCCGAATCTCATGTTGATCGCTCAATTGTCGCACCAGATGCTTTCATTCAGACCAATGTAGTGGGTACATTCACCTTATTAGAAGCTTTTCGCCATCACTGGACAAAACAAGGCAAACCTGCAAACTACCGCTTTCTCCACGTCTCTACAGATGAAGTTTACGGCAGCCTTGAACTAGATGACCCAGCTTTTACAGAAACAACTCCTTACGCACCCAACAGTCCCTATTCCGCCTCCAAAGCAGGTAGTGATCATCTAGCACGAGCTTATTATCATACCTATGGTTTACCAACCTTAATTACCAACTGCTCCAATAACTACGGCCCCTATCACTTCCCCGAAAAATTAATACCCTTGATTTGTCTAAATATTCTCTTAGGTAAGCCTCTACCCATCTATGGAGATGGGTTAAATATCCGCGATTGGCTTTATGTTGAAGATCATTGCCGTGCTTTAGATATTGTGATTCATCAAGGTAAGCCAGGAGAAACCTATAACATTGGCGGTAATAACGAAATCAAAAACATTGACCTTGTTCAGATGATCTGTGAGTTAATGGACGAATTAGCCCCTGATTTACCCGTTTCTCCCGCCAGTAAACTAATTACCTTCGTCAAAGACCGCCCCGGACACGATCGCCGTTATGCGATCAACGCAACAAAAATCAAAACAGAATTAGGTTGGGAACCTCAACAAACAATCTCGACTGGATTACGCCACACCATCCAGTGGTATCTAACTCATCGCCATTGGTGGGAAGCACTTTTACCAAAGGAGTAG
- a CDS encoding alpha/beta fold hydrolase, translating into MFTNFEQTIVDTTEARINLVKAGHGAPLLLLHGYPQTHVMWHKIAPLLANNFTVVATDLRGYGDSSRPASVPHHINYSKRVMAQDQVEVMSKLGYEQFYVVGHDRGARVAHRLALDHPHRVKKLALLDIAPTHKMYRTTDQEFATAYYHWFFLIQPDNLPETLIGANPEYYLRKCLEKWGKDFSAFHPQALAEYIRCFSQPAVIHATCEDYRAAATIDLEHDELDMKQKISCPVLVLWGEKGIIGRKYDVLATWRERAIDVSGQSLPCGHFLPEEAPEETYQAIYNFLTHC; encoded by the coding sequence ATGTTCACCAACTTTGAACAAACCATAGTTGATACAACTGAGGCTCGAATCAATCTAGTCAAAGCTGGTCACGGCGCGCCACTACTTTTATTACATGGCTATCCTCAAACTCATGTCATGTGGCATAAGATAGCCCCTCTCCTGGCAAACAATTTTACTGTAGTCGCAACTGACCTGAGAGGATACGGCGACAGCTCCCGACCTGCAAGCGTCCCCCATCACATCAATTATTCCAAACGAGTGATGGCGCAAGATCAAGTCGAGGTCATGTCAAAGTTAGGGTATGAACAATTTTATGTGGTCGGTCATGACCGAGGAGCGCGAGTTGCTCATCGTCTGGCGTTAGATCATCCTCACCGCGTCAAAAAACTAGCCTTACTAGATATTGCGCCCACCCATAAAATGTACAGGACAACCGATCAAGAGTTTGCCACAGCTTATTATCATTGGTTCTTCCTGATTCAACCCGATAATTTACCAGAAACCTTAATCGGAGCCAATCCCGAATATTATCTACGTAAATGTTTAGAAAAATGGGGTAAAGATTTTTCAGCTTTTCATCCTCAAGCTTTAGCCGAATATATACGGTGCTTTTCTCAGCCTGCTGTAATTCACGCGACCTGTGAAGATTATCGTGCTGCGGCCACAATTGATTTAGAACATGATGAACTCGACATGAAACAAAAAATTTCGTGTCCAGTGTTGGTTTTGTGGGGAGAGAAAGGAATTATTGGGCGCAAATATGATGTGTTGGCAACTTGGCGAGAACGGGCAATTGATGTAAGTGGTCAGTCTCTACCTTGTGGACATTTTCTGCCAGAAGAAGCACCAGAGGAGACTTATCAGGCTATTTATAATTTTTTAACTCACTGTTAA